GTATACAGGCTCTCCAACACCGCCTTCTCGAACCGCCCGACAATCGACTCCAGACCGCCCTCCAGGGAAAAATCGCCAAGCGGCTGCCGCACACCATAATCGGGCAAGCGAATATGCTCGGCCTTGACGGTCCCGCCTTCGCACAATGACACCGCCTGGAACAGCACGTTTTCCAACTGCCGCACATTGCCCGGCCAGTGGTAGTGGCTCAAACGCTCCATCGCCGCCGGCGCCAGCTTGGGCAGCGGGCAGCCGATCTGCCGGCTGGCTTGATCAAGAAAGTGCTCGACCAACGGCGCCAACCCATCGAGGCATTCGCGAAGCGGCGGGATATGCAACGACAGCACATTGAGGCGGTGATAGAGATCCTGGCGGAACTCACCACGGGCGCAGAGCTCGGACAAGTCCACCTGGGTCGAACAGATCACCCGCACATCCAGGTACACCTCTTCATCGCTGCCCACTCGGCGAAAGCAACCGTCTTGCAGGAAGCGCAGTAATTTCACCTGTAAACGCGCACTCATTTCCCCCACACCATCGAGAAACAACGTACCGCCCGCCGTCAGCTCCAACAGGCCGAGCTTGCCTTCGGCCCGCGCGCCCTCGAAGGCGCCGGGACCATAACCAAACAGCTCGGTCTCGGCCATCGACTCAGGCAACCCCGCACAATTAAGCGCCATCAGCGGCGATTGCCCGCGGGGGCTGGCCAGGTGGCAGGCGCGAGCTAGCAGTTCCTTGCCGGTGCCGGTTTCACCTTCTATTAATAGCGGCGCGTCCAGCGGCGCCATGCGCCGGGCTTCACGCACCACTGCCGCCATCACTTTGGAGCTTTGGAAGATGCTGTCAAAGCCGCGCAGTTCCTGCTTGCGCACGTTGTAGATACGCTCACCCACCCGGTCGGCGCGGTGCAGGGTCAGCACGGCACCGGCCATCGCTTCGCTGTCATCGTGCTCGGACGATTGCAGCGGCGCGATGTCCGCCAGGAATACGTCGCCCATGACCTTGACCCGCAGGCCATTGATCCGCGACTTGCTCGCGCGCACCAACTGCGGCAAGTCGAAATCCTCGGCGTAGCGCGACAGCGCAATACCCGGCACCTCGTCCACACGCACCCCGAGCAACTGCGCCGCCGCACGGTTGGCAGCAACGATGGAGCCGCCCATGTCGATGGACAGCACCGGAAACTCCAAGGCACCCAACAAGGCATTGAGCTCCATATGCCGCCGCTCGCTGGGCATCAGCCCTACCCGCTTAACCCCAAATACCCCGGCAATCGCCTCGAACTGCGGGCGCAGCGCCTGGAACTGCATGTTCACCAGGTTCGGGCAAAACAGGTAGATGGCATTGCCATGCTCCCCGCCGACCTCGCCCTTGGCGACGTTGACGCCGTACTCCACCAACAGGTTGAGGATGTCCCGCAGGATGCCGATGCGGTTCTGGCAGTGCACTTTGATACGCATGAAAGGGCCCGAACAGTGGGTAGGCGCCGCGTCTTTTTGTCGCTGGGCGCAGATACTCGTCAAGATTATGTGACAGAGCGCGGGCTTTTCACAGCCCATTACCGCGACCAACCCCAGACCCGTAACGATTACTTTACGAAAGTCAGTTGCTTTTCCTACAACCCTGGGCCGCAGGCGGATGAAATCTTGCCCCGTGAGGGTTATCAATAGGTTCATCATCGCAGGACATAACAAGAACGAATGCCTAGCAGGAGAGCCGTATGAAGCAAACGCACTACGTGGCCCGCGAGCCCGATGCGCAAGGTTTTATCCACTACTCGCCAGAAGAACACGCCGTGTGGAACACCCTGATCACGCGCCAGTTGAAAGTGATCGAGGGCCGCGCCTGCCAGGAATACCTGGACGGCATCGACAAGCTCGGCCTGCCGCTGGATCGCATTCCGCAATTGGGCGAAATCAACCAAGTGTTGGCCGAGACCACCGGCTGGCAAGTTGCCCGCGTCCCCGCACTGATTCCCTTCCAGACCTTCTTTGAACTGCTCGCCAACAAGCAATTTCCGGTGGCGACGTTTATTCGTACCCGCGAAGAACTGGACTACCTGCAAGAGCCGGATATTTTCCACGAGATCTTTGGCCACTGCCCCTTGCTGACCAACCCTTGGTTCGCCGAATTCACTCACACCTATGGCAAGCTCGGCCTGGCGGCCACTAAGGAGCAACGGGTGTACCTGGCGCGCCTGTACTGGATGACCATCGAGTTTGGCCTGGTGGATACGCCCGCAGGTCGACGCATCTACGGTGGCGGGATTTTGTCGTCACCCAAGGAAAGCGTGTACTGCCTGTCGGACGCGCCTGAACATCAAGCGTTCGACCCGCTGGAGGCGATGCG
The genomic region above belongs to Pseudomonas sp. S35 and contains:
- a CDS encoding sigma-54-dependent transcriptional regulator, which translates into the protein MRIKVHCQNRIGILRDILNLLVEYGVNVAKGEVGGEHGNAIYLFCPNLVNMQFQALRPQFEAIAGVFGVKRVGLMPSERRHMELNALLGALEFPVLSIDMGGSIVAANRAAAQLLGVRVDEVPGIALSRYAEDFDLPQLVRASKSRINGLRVKVMGDVFLADIAPLQSSEHDDSEAMAGAVLTLHRADRVGERIYNVRKQELRGFDSIFQSSKVMAAVVREARRMAPLDAPLLIEGETGTGKELLARACHLASPRGQSPLMALNCAGLPESMAETELFGYGPGAFEGARAEGKLGLLELTAGGTLFLDGVGEMSARLQVKLLRFLQDGCFRRVGSDEEVYLDVRVICSTQVDLSELCARGEFRQDLYHRLNVLSLHIPPLRECLDGLAPLVEHFLDQASRQIGCPLPKLAPAAMERLSHYHWPGNVRQLENVLFQAVSLCEGGTVKAEHIRLPDYGVRQPLGDFSLEGGLESIVGRFEKAVLESLYTEHPSSRQLGKRLGVSHTTIANKLRDYEILKADK
- the phhA gene encoding phenylalanine 4-monooxygenase; amino-acid sequence: MKQTHYVAREPDAQGFIHYSPEEHAVWNTLITRQLKVIEGRACQEYLDGIDKLGLPLDRIPQLGEINQVLAETTGWQVARVPALIPFQTFFELLANKQFPVATFIRTREELDYLQEPDIFHEIFGHCPLLTNPWFAEFTHTYGKLGLAATKEQRVYLARLYWMTIEFGLVDTPAGRRIYGGGILSSPKESVYCLSDAPEHQAFDPLEAMRTPYRIDILQPLYFVLPELKRLFDVAQEDIMGMVERGMQLGLHTPKFPPKPKAA